One window of the Pan troglodytes isolate AG18354 chromosome 12, NHGRI_mPanTro3-v2.0_pri, whole genome shotgun sequence genome contains the following:
- the SLC4A1AP gene encoding kanadaptin: MLAPLRNAPGREGATSPSPPTDATGSLGEWDVDRNVKTEGWVSKERISRLHRLRMADILSQSETLASQDLSGDFKKPALPVSPAARSKAPATSSSNPEEVQKEGPTALQDSNSGEPDIPPPQPDCGDFRSLQEEQSRPPTAVSSPGGPARVPPYQEPPWGGPATAPYSLETLKGGTILGTRSLKGTSYSLFGRLSGCDVCLEHPSVSRYHAVLQHRASGPDGECDSNGPGFYLYDLGSTHGTFLNKTRIPPRTYCRVHVGHVVRFGGSTRLFILQGPEEDREAESELTVTQLKELRKQQQILLEKKMLGEDSDEEEEMDTSERKINAGSQDDEMGCTWGMGEDAVEDDAEENPIVLEFQQEREAFYIKDPKKALQGFFDREGEELEYEFDEQGHSTWLCRVRLPVDDSTGKQLVAEAIHSGKKKEAMIQCSLEACRILDTLGLLRQEAVSRKRKAKNWEDEDFYDSDDDTFLDRTGLIEKKRLNRMKKAGKIDEKPETFESLVAKLNDAERELSEISERLKASSQVLSESPSQDSLDAFMSEMKSGSTLDGVSRKKLHLRTFELRKEQQRLKGLIKIVKPAEIPELKKTETQTTGAENKAKKLTLPLFGAMKGGSKFKLKTGTVGKLPPKRPELPPTLMRMKDEPEVEEEEEEEEEEEKEKEEHEKKKLEDGSLSRPQPEIEPEAAVQEMRPPTDLTHFKETQTHENMSQLSKEEQNKDYQDCSKTTSLCAGPSASKNEYEKSRGELKKKKTPGPGKLPPTLSSKYPEDDPDYCVWVPPEGQSGDGRTHLNDKYGY, encoded by the exons ATGTTGGCACCACTTCGCAACGCTCCAGGTCGTGAAGGAGCAACTTCACCATCGCCGCCTACAGACGCCACTGGGAGCTTGGGAGAGTGGGACGTGGACAGGAACGTAAAGACCGAAGGGTGGGTTTCGAAGGAGCGGATTTCGAGGTTGCACCGGTTGAGGATGGCTGACATTCTCTCTCAGTCAGAGACCCTGGCGTCGCAAGACCTCAGTGGGGACTTCAAGAAGCCAGCTCTGCCGGTGTCCCCAGCGGCGCGGAGTAAGGCCCCGGCCACCAGTTCTTCAAACCCTGAGGAGGTACAGAAGGAAGGGCCCACTGCGTTGCAGGACTCCAATTCTGGGGAGCCCGACATCCCTCCTCCTCAGCCGGACTGCGGTGATTTTAGGAGTCTACAGGAGGAGCAGTCGCGCCCCCCGACAGCGGTTTCTTCCCCTGGCGGTCCAGCCCGGGTTCCCCCCTACCAAGAGCCTCCATGGGGTGGCCCTGCCACAGCCCCCTACAGCTTAGAGACCCTGAAGGGCGGCACTATCCTTGGCACCCGTAGCTTGAAAGGGACGAGTTACAGCCTTTTCGGGAGGCTGTCTGGCTGCGACGTGTGCCTGGAGCACCCTTCGGTGTCTCGGTACCACGCAGTGCTGCAGCACAGGGCGTCCGGCCCTGACGGAGAATGCGACAGCAACGGGCCGGGCTTCTACCTCTACGATCTGGGAAGCACCCATGGCACTTTTCTCAACAAAACTCGCATCCCACCTCGCACTTACTGTCGAGTCCACGTTGGGCATGTTGTTCGCTTTGGAGGCAGCACCCGGCTCTTTATCCTGCAG GGACCAGAGGAAGACCGAGAGGCAGAATCCGAGTTAACAGTAACACAGTTGAAGGAATTGCGCAAGCAGCAGCAAATATTGTTGGAGAAGAAGATGCTAGGAGAAGACTCAGatgaagaagaggaaatggaTACCTCTGAAAGGAAGATAAATGCTGGTAGCCAAGATGATGAGATGGGTTGCACCTGGGGAATGG GAGAAGATGCAGTAGAGGATGATGCTGAAGAGAACCCTATTGTCTTAGAGTTTCAGCAGGAAAGGGAGGCCTTTTATATAAAGGATCCCAAAAAGGCTCTCCAAGGCTTTTTTGACCGAGAAG GAGAAGAATTAGAATATGAATTTGATGAACAGGGACATAGCACTTGGCTCTGCAGGGTGAG ATTACCTGTGGACGATTCAACTGGAAAACAACTGGTGGCTGAGGCCATTcactcaggaaagaaaaaagaagcaatgatCCAGTGCTCATTGGAAGCTTGTCGGATTCTTGACACTTTGGGATTGCTTCGGCAGGAAGCAG TATCTCGGAAAAGGAAAGCCAAGAACTGGGAAGATGAAGACTtttatgatagtgatgatgacaCATTTCTTGATAGGACTGGCCTGATTGAGAAGAAGCGTCTGAACAGAATGAAGAAGGCTGGCAAGATTGATGAGAAGCCAGAGACCTTTGAATCATTG GTTGCAAAATTAAATGATGCTGAAAGGGAACTTTCTGAAATTTCTGAGAGATTGAAAGCCTCAAGCCAAG TTCTATCAGAGTCTCCATCTCAGGATTCTTTAGATGCGTTCATGTCAGAAATGAAATCAGGCAGTACATTAGATGGTGTGTCCCGGAAGAAACTTCACCTGAGAACTTTTGAACTGAGGAAAGAACAACAGAGACTTAAAGGgttaataaaaattgtaaagcCAGCAGAGATTCCAGAACTAAAAAA GACTGAAACTCAGACTACAGGTGCAGAAAACAAAGCTAAAAAGCTTACATTGCCTCTATTTGGTGCCATGAAAGGAGGAagcaaattcaaattaaaaactgGAACAGTAGGG AAGTTACCCCCTAAGCGTCCAGAACTCCCTCCAACTCTAATGAGAATGAAAGATGAGCCTGAagtagaagaggaggaggaagaggaagaggaagaagagaaagaaaaggaggagcatgaaaagaaaaaactggaggATGGAAGCCTCAGTAGGCCACAGCCAGAGATAGAGCCAGAAGCAGCAGTGCAGGAAATGAGGCCTCCCACAGATCTCACACATTTTAAAGAAACCCAAACCCATG AAAACATGTCTCAACTTAGCAAGGAAGAACAGAATAAAGATTATCAAGACTGTAGCAAAACCACTTCATTGTGTGCAGGACCCTCAG
- the SUPT7L gene encoding STAGA complex 65 subunit gamma isoform X1 encodes MNLQRYWGEIPISSSQTNRSSFDLLPREFRLVEVHDPPLHQPSANKPKPPTMLDIPSEPCSLTIHTIQLIQHNRRLRNLIATAQAQNQQQTEGVKTEESEPLPSCPGSPPLPDDLLPLDCKNPNAPFQIRHSDPESDFYRGKGEPVTELSWHSCRQLLYQAVATILAHAGFDCANESVLETLTDVAHEYCLKFTKLLRFAVDREARLGQTPFPDVMEQVFHEVGIGSVLSLQKFWQHRIKDYHSYMLQISKQLSEEYERIVNPEKATEDAKPVKIKEEPVSDITFPVSEELEADLASGDQSLPMGVLGAQSERFPSNLEVEASPQASSAEVNASPLWNLAHVKMEPQESEEGNVSGHGVLGSDVFEEPMSGMSEAGIPQSPDDSDSSYGSHSTDSLMGSSPVFNQRCKKRMRKI; translated from the exons ATGAATCTGCAAAG ATACTGGGGAGAGATACCAATATCATCAAGCCAGACCAACAGAAGTTCCTTCGATTTGCTCCCACGGGAGTTCCGTCTGGTGGAAGTCCATGACCCACCCCTGCACCAACCCTCAGCCAACAAGCCGAAGCCCCCCACTATGTTGGACATCCCCTCAGAGCCATGTAGTCTCACCATCCATACGATTCAGTTGATTCAGCACAACCGACGTCTTCGCAACCTTATTGCCACAGCTCAGGCCCAGAATCAGCAGCAGACAGAAGGTGTAAAAACTGAAGAGAGTGAACCTCTTCCCTCGTGCCCTGGGTCACCTCCTCTCCCTGATGACCTCCTGCCTTTAGATTGTAAGAATCCCAATGCACCATTCCAGATCCGGCACAGTGACCCAGAGAGTGACTTTTATCG TGGGAAAGGGGAACCTGTGACTGAACTCAGCTGGCACTCCTGTCGGCAGCTCCTCTACCAGGCAGTGGCCACAATCCTGGCCCACGCGGGCTTTGACTGTGCTAATGAGAGTGTCCTGGAGACCCTAACTGATGTGGCACATGAGTATTGCCTTAAGTTTACCAAGTTGCTGCGTTTTGCTGTGGACCGGGAGGCCCGGCTGGGACAGACTCCTTTTCCTGATGTGATGGAGCAGGTATTCCATGAAGTGGGTATTGGCAGTGTGCTCTCCCTCCAGAAGTTCTGGCAGCACCGCATCAAGGACTATCACAGTTACATGCTACAG ATTAGTAAGCAACTCTCTGAAGAATATGAAAGGATTGTCAATCCTGAGAAGGCCACAGAGGACGCTAAACCTGTGAAGATCAAGGAGGAACCTGTGAGCGACATCACTTTTCCTGTCAGTGAGGAGCTGGAGGCTGACCTTGCTTCTGGAGACCAGTCACTGCCTATGGGAGTGCTTGGGGCTCAGAGCGAACGCTTCCCATCTAACCTGGAGGTTGAAGCTTCACCACAGGCTTCAA GTGCAGAGGTAAATGCTTCTCCTCTTTGGAATCTGGCCCATGTGAAAATGGAGCCTCAAGAAAGTGAAGAAGGCAATGTCTCTGGGCATGGTGTGCTGGGCAGCGATGTCTTCGAGGAGCCTATGTCAGGCATGAGTGAAGCTGGGATTCCTCAGAGCCCTGATGACTCAGATAGCAGCTATGGTTCCCACTCCACTGACAGCCTCATGGGGTCCTCCCCTGTTTTCAACCAGCGCTGCAAGAAGAGGATgaggaaaatataa
- the SUPT7L gene encoding STAGA complex 65 subunit gamma isoform X2, with translation MLRYWGEIPISSSQTNRSSFDLLPREFRLVEVHDPPLHQPSANKPKPPTMLDIPSEPCSLTIHTIQLIQHNRRLRNLIATAQAQNQQQTEGVKTEESEPLPSCPGSPPLPDDLLPLDCKNPNAPFQIRHSDPESDFYRGKGEPVTELSWHSCRQLLYQAVATILAHAGFDCANESVLETLTDVAHEYCLKFTKLLRFAVDREARLGQTPFPDVMEQVFHEVGIGSVLSLQKFWQHRIKDYHSYMLQISKQLSEEYERIVNPEKATEDAKPVKIKEEPVSDITFPVSEELEADLASGDQSLPMGVLGAQSERFPSNLEVEASPQASSAEVNASPLWNLAHVKMEPQESEEGNVSGHGVLGSDVFEEPMSGMSEAGIPQSPDDSDSSYGSHSTDSLMGSSPVFNQRCKKRMRKI, from the exons ATGTTGAGATACTGGGGAGAGATACCAATATCATCAAGCCAGACCAACAGAAGTTCCTTCGATTTGCTCCCACGGGAGTTCCGTCTGGTGGAAGTCCATGACCCACCCCTGCACCAACCCTCAGCCAACAAGCCGAAGCCCCCCACTATGTTGGACATCCCCTCAGAGCCATGTAGTCTCACCATCCATACGATTCAGTTGATTCAGCACAACCGACGTCTTCGCAACCTTATTGCCACAGCTCAGGCCCAGAATCAGCAGCAGACAGAAGGTGTAAAAACTGAAGAGAGTGAACCTCTTCCCTCGTGCCCTGGGTCACCTCCTCTCCCTGATGACCTCCTGCCTTTAGATTGTAAGAATCCCAATGCACCATTCCAGATCCGGCACAGTGACCCAGAGAGTGACTTTTATCG TGGGAAAGGGGAACCTGTGACTGAACTCAGCTGGCACTCCTGTCGGCAGCTCCTCTACCAGGCAGTGGCCACAATCCTGGCCCACGCGGGCTTTGACTGTGCTAATGAGAGTGTCCTGGAGACCCTAACTGATGTGGCACATGAGTATTGCCTTAAGTTTACCAAGTTGCTGCGTTTTGCTGTGGACCGGGAGGCCCGGCTGGGACAGACTCCTTTTCCTGATGTGATGGAGCAGGTATTCCATGAAGTGGGTATTGGCAGTGTGCTCTCCCTCCAGAAGTTCTGGCAGCACCGCATCAAGGACTATCACAGTTACATGCTACAG ATTAGTAAGCAACTCTCTGAAGAATATGAAAGGATTGTCAATCCTGAGAAGGCCACAGAGGACGCTAAACCTGTGAAGATCAAGGAGGAACCTGTGAGCGACATCACTTTTCCTGTCAGTGAGGAGCTGGAGGCTGACCTTGCTTCTGGAGACCAGTCACTGCCTATGGGAGTGCTTGGGGCTCAGAGCGAACGCTTCCCATCTAACCTGGAGGTTGAAGCTTCACCACAGGCTTCAA GTGCAGAGGTAAATGCTTCTCCTCTTTGGAATCTGGCCCATGTGAAAATGGAGCCTCAAGAAAGTGAAGAAGGCAATGTCTCTGGGCATGGTGTGCTGGGCAGCGATGTCTTCGAGGAGCCTATGTCAGGCATGAGTGAAGCTGGGATTCCTCAGAGCCCTGATGACTCAGATAGCAGCTATGGTTCCCACTCCACTGACAGCCTCATGGGGTCCTCCCCTGTTTTCAACCAGCGCTGCAAGAAGAGGATgaggaaaatataa